A part of Streptomyces sp. NBC_01210 genomic DNA contains:
- a CDS encoding ABC transporter substrate-binding protein, translating into MFRPSRLGATALLGAAALTTLTACGAAPDGAAAGAAVKANASTSAAEIGGMKALVAAAEKEGKLNVIALPVDWANYGELIKAFEAKYKIKVDSENPDAASADEIAAVKARKGQKRAPDVLDLGIAFARSGAAEGLFAPYKVEAFDKIPAGQKDTEARWYNDYGGYVSIGCDAKRIKTCPQTFADLLKPEYKGKVALNGNPTKSGSAFGGVYAAALANKGSFADIQPGIDFFAKLKKSGNFIPVESTPATVEKGETPISIDWDYLNAGYADQFRGKGVDWKVSVPGDGVYAQFYSQAINKQAPNPAAARLWMEFLYSAEGQNLWLKGYARPVLLPAMTADGSADKGSVAKLPKVQGTPSFPSSAELDKAKAALAENWDKALS; encoded by the coding sequence GTGTTCAGACCTTCCCGTCTCGGCGCCACCGCCCTGCTCGGCGCTGCCGCGCTCACCACCCTCACCGCCTGCGGTGCCGCACCCGACGGCGCTGCCGCCGGTGCCGCGGTGAAGGCGAACGCCAGCACCTCGGCCGCCGAGATCGGCGGAATGAAGGCGCTCGTCGCAGCCGCCGAGAAGGAGGGCAAGCTGAATGTCATCGCCCTCCCGGTGGACTGGGCGAACTACGGCGAGCTGATCAAGGCCTTCGAGGCCAAGTACAAGATCAAGGTCGACAGCGAGAACCCGGACGCCGCCAGCGCCGACGAGATCGCCGCCGTCAAGGCCCGCAAGGGCCAGAAGCGCGCCCCCGACGTCCTCGACCTGGGTATCGCCTTCGCCCGCAGCGGCGCCGCCGAGGGCCTGTTCGCCCCGTACAAGGTCGAGGCCTTCGACAAGATCCCCGCAGGCCAGAAGGACACCGAAGCCCGCTGGTACAACGACTACGGCGGCTATGTCTCCATCGGCTGCGACGCCAAGCGGATCAAGACCTGCCCGCAGACCTTCGCGGACCTGCTCAAGCCCGAGTACAAGGGCAAGGTCGCCCTGAACGGCAACCCGACCAAGTCCGGCTCCGCCTTCGGCGGCGTCTACGCGGCAGCCCTCGCCAACAAGGGCTCCTTCGCCGACATCCAGCCGGGCATCGACTTCTTCGCCAAGCTGAAGAAGAGCGGCAACTTCATCCCCGTCGAGTCCACCCCGGCCACGGTCGAGAAGGGCGAGACGCCCATCAGCATCGACTGGGACTACCTCAACGCCGGTTACGCCGACCAGTTCCGCGGCAAGGGCGTCGACTGGAAGGTCTCCGTACCGGGCGACGGCGTCTACGCCCAGTTCTACTCGCAGGCGATCAACAAGCAGGCTCCCAACCCGGCGGCCGCCCGCCTGTGGATGGAGTTCCTCTACAGCGCCGAGGGCCAGAACCTCTGGCTGAAGGGGTACGCCCGGCCGGTACTGCTGCCGGCCATGACCGCGGACGGCAGCGCCGACAAGGGCTCCGTCGCCAAGCTCCCCAAGGTCCAGGGCACCCCGTCCTTCCCGTCCTCCGCGGAGCTCGACAAGGCCAAGGCCGCCCTCGCCGAGAACTGGGACAAGGCCCTCTCCTGA
- a CDS encoding GntR family transcriptional regulator encodes MGTARYLEIAEAVRRSILGGEYPVGAQIPSESDLAARWSASRGTVRQAVAVLASEGLIGSRQGARRIVLRHERRHSFAELNSFAQWAEGMGYEISSRILTRTRRPATPAEASRLSVPAGSAVLYVLRLRLLDGEPAMLERTAYAEWVAPAVEELPEDCVSIMNSIAGQHGIVAHYGEHLIDAVAAGSVDARLLRVRRGSPLLRQRHLTCTATGRPIEWTDDRYVAGSVTFSVSNSADTAPLSRHAGDLSSPSGD; translated from the coding sequence GTGGGTACGGCGCGTTATCTGGAGATCGCGGAGGCGGTACGGCGGTCGATCCTCGGCGGCGAGTACCCGGTCGGGGCGCAAATCCCCTCGGAGAGCGACCTCGCGGCCCGCTGGTCCGCCTCACGAGGGACGGTCCGGCAGGCCGTCGCCGTACTGGCCTCAGAGGGCCTGATCGGCTCCCGGCAGGGTGCGCGCAGGATCGTGCTGCGCCACGAACGCCGCCACAGCTTCGCCGAGTTGAACAGCTTCGCGCAGTGGGCCGAGGGCATGGGCTACGAGATCTCCAGCCGCATCCTGACCCGCACCCGCCGCCCCGCGACCCCCGCCGAGGCCTCCCGGCTCTCCGTCCCCGCCGGTTCGGCGGTCCTGTACGTCCTGCGGCTGCGGCTGCTCGACGGCGAACCGGCCATGCTGGAGCGCACCGCCTACGCGGAGTGGGTGGCGCCCGCGGTGGAGGAGCTGCCCGAGGACTGTGTGTCCATCATGAACAGCATCGCCGGACAGCACGGCATCGTGGCCCACTACGGCGAGCACCTCATCGACGCGGTCGCGGCGGGCAGCGTGGACGCGCGGTTGCTACGGGTCCGCCGGGGCAGCCCGCTGCTGCGGCAGCGCCATCTGACGTGCACGGCGACGGGCCGGCCCATCGAGTGGACGGACGACCGGTATGTGGCGGGGAGTGTGACGTTCAGCGTGAGCAACTCGGCGGACACGGCCCCGCTGTCGCGGCATGCGGGCGACCTTTCCAGCCCGTCCGGCGATTGA